One Massilia sp. 9096 genomic window carries:
- a CDS encoding transporter, with the protein MTRLTLPSPRIFLLAACALACAGAHAQSGGNDDKIDTDRPDFVNSPDVVGKARFQVEAGVEWDRQREPDEHTRTITTPLTLRYGIGESFELRLETDGRSIEHASDPSSGAHTTTAGYADSAIGFKWHGADQQGSVPSYGVIVETYVPSGSRALRTPGLRPVLYVPAEWTLPNDFSLGIMPGVGLDRNDDGAHYGYGVMAASLGKDFNERLHGILELALPQIARADNGGTQARVDTGVAWLVNKDCQVDAIVMHGLNHNTPGLSLGFGLSFRL; encoded by the coding sequence ATGACCCGCCTGACCCTTCCATCGCCCCGCATCTTCCTGCTCGCCGCCTGCGCGCTCGCGTGCGCGGGCGCGCACGCCCAGAGCGGCGGCAACGACGACAAGATCGATACCGACCGCCCCGATTTCGTCAATTCCCCCGACGTGGTCGGCAAGGCCCGCTTCCAGGTCGAAGCGGGCGTGGAATGGGACCGCCAGCGCGAACCCGACGAGCATACCCGTACCATCACCACGCCGCTGACGCTGCGCTACGGCATCGGCGAGTCCTTCGAGCTGCGCCTCGAGACCGACGGCCGCAGCATCGAGCATGCGAGCGACCCGTCCAGCGGCGCGCACACGACCACGGCCGGCTACGCCGACAGCGCGATCGGCTTCAAGTGGCACGGCGCCGACCAGCAGGGCAGCGTCCCCTCGTACGGCGTGATCGTCGAAACCTACGTGCCCAGCGGCAGCCGCGCGCTGCGTACGCCGGGCCTGCGTCCGGTGCTGTACGTGCCGGCCGAGTGGACCCTGCCGAACGACTTTTCGCTCGGGATCATGCCGGGCGTGGGGCTGGATCGCAACGACGATGGCGCGCACTACGGCTACGGCGTGATGGCCGCCAGCCTGGGCAAGGATTTCAACGAGCGCCTGCACGGCATCCTGGAACTGGCGCTGCCCCAGATCGCGCGCGCCGACAATGGTGGCACCCAGGCGCGCGTCGACACCGGCGTGGCCTGGCTGGTCAACAAGGATTGCCAGGTCGACGCCATCGTGATGCATGGGCTGAACCACAATACGCCGGGACTGAGCCTGGGGTTCGGGTTGTCGTTCAGGCTGTGA
- a CDS encoding cytochrome c — MSSKKKAMVAVVGAAVVVFAGALAYALTPTPTRAIAPISAPDPVALHQLVEQGRYVATASDCIACHTAQGGKAFAGGHAIQSPIGNMYSTNITPDKATGIGSYTLADFDRALRHGIRQDGSTLYPAMPYPSYAKMSDQDVRALYAYFMHGVEPVNAANHANDITWPLSIRWPVAIWRKQFAPADMAPLELSKYQSEQLARGAYLVQGAGHCGSCHTPRASSQQELALSELDAGGKAYLAGGPVIDGWHAVNLRGDKVDGLGDWSEQDIVDTLKTGRNGRTAVVGSPMNDVVAHSTQNLNDADLHAIAAYLKSLPATGASKSTFVASDDTAKALRAGQDGERGAQLYLDNCAACHRTDGKSNAITFPALPGNPTVLSDDPSTLIRLVLAGSRLPSTHERPSNLGMPGFAWRLSDDETAQLVTFVRNSWGNHARAASASDVASVRKALQKDGGRDDDKGDSH, encoded by the coding sequence ATGAGTTCCAAGAAAAAAGCCATGGTCGCCGTCGTCGGCGCCGCCGTGGTGGTGTTCGCCGGCGCGCTGGCCTACGCCTTGACCCCGACCCCGACCCGCGCGATCGCACCGATCAGCGCCCCCGACCCGGTCGCGCTGCATCAACTGGTGGAGCAGGGCCGCTACGTGGCGACCGCTTCCGACTGTATCGCCTGCCACACGGCGCAAGGCGGCAAGGCCTTCGCCGGCGGCCACGCGATCCAGTCGCCGATCGGTAACATGTACAGCACCAACATCACGCCGGACAAGGCGACCGGCATCGGCAGCTACACGCTGGCCGATTTCGACCGTGCGCTGCGCCACGGCATCCGCCAGGACGGCAGCACGCTCTACCCGGCGATGCCGTACCCGTCGTACGCGAAGATGAGCGACCAGGACGTGCGCGCCCTGTACGCCTACTTCATGCACGGCGTGGAACCGGTCAACGCCGCCAACCACGCCAACGACATCACCTGGCCGCTGTCGATCCGCTGGCCGGTGGCGATCTGGCGCAAGCAGTTCGCGCCCGCCGACATGGCGCCGCTCGAGCTGTCCAAGTACCAGAGCGAGCAGCTGGCGCGCGGCGCCTACCTGGTGCAGGGCGCGGGCCACTGCGGCTCCTGCCACACCCCGCGCGCGAGCTCGCAGCAGGAACTGGCGCTGAGCGAACTGGACGCCGGCGGCAAGGCCTACCTTGCCGGCGGCCCGGTGATCGACGGCTGGCACGCGGTCAATTTGCGTGGCGACAAGGTGGATGGCCTTGGAGACTGGTCCGAGCAGGACATCGTCGACACGCTCAAGACCGGCCGCAACGGCCGCACCGCGGTGGTCGGCAGTCCGATGAACGACGTGGTCGCGCACAGCACGCAGAACCTGAACGACGCCGACCTGCACGCGATCGCCGCTTACCTGAAGTCGCTGCCGGCCACCGGCGCGTCGAAGTCGACCTTCGTCGCCAGCGACGACACGGCGAAAGCCCTGCGTGCGGGCCAGGACGGCGAGCGCGGCGCCCAGCTGTATCTCGACAACTGCGCGGCCTGCCACCGCACCGACGGCAAGTCGAACGCGATCACCTTCCCGGCGCTGCCGGGCAACCCGACCGTGCTGTCGGATGATCCGTCCACGCTGATCCGCCTGGTGCTGGCCGGCAGCCGCCTGCCGTCGACGCACGAGCGTCCGTCCAACCTCGGCATGCCGGGCTTCGCCTGGCGCCTGTCGGACGACGAGACCGCGCAGCTGGTGACTTTTGTCCGCAACAGCTGGGGCAACCATGCGCGCGCAGCGAGCGCATCCGACGTCGCCAGCGTGCGCAAGGCGCTGCAGAAGGATGGGGGACGCGACGACGACAAGGGCGATTCGCACTGA
- the ppc gene encoding phosphoenolpyruvate carboxylase gives MDKPALDVNAPDVKDQPAGVDKDAPLKEDIRLLGRLLGDVLREQEGEAVFDVVETIRQTAVRFRREDDPQAGAELTGLLKKLTREETNSVVRAFSYFSHLANIAEDQHHVRRRRAHMLAGTKAQPSTVAYALERLKSAGVDKSAVEAFLRDALISPVLTAHPTEVQRKSILDAEHDIARLLAERDLPLTPKEAAHNQMLLQARITTLWQTRMLRYEKLTVADEIENALSYYKSTFLRELPAMYDDVEDELAAHYDGAKADLGDAAYMQMGSWIGGDRDGNPNVNGDTMRRALVRQSTTLFDFYLDQVHALGAELSTSTLLVPASEALQVLAEDSPDHSPHRSDEPYRRALIGIYARLAATARALGASSNILRKEVGHAEPYLDPAEFHAELQLLADSLQANHGAILVKPRLAGLLRAAQVFRFHLASLDMRQTSDVHEKVLAELFARVGVTPDYAALSEDDKVKLLLDELAQPRLLYTPYEDYSEVTQSELGVLHAAREIRQRYGTRAIRNYIISHTETVSDLLEVLLLQKEAGLLRPREGECDVMVIPLFETIPDLQRAGDIMAAWMALDPVKRMIAQQGQLQEVMLGYSDSNKDGGFMTSNWELYQAELKLVRVFEDAGVKLRLFHGRGGTVGRGGGPSYNAILAQPPGTVNGQIRLTEQGEIISSKFSNPEIGRRNLELLVAATLEAGLTPHDEDRVQVERLTRFEPVMAELSQRAYKAYRDLVYETPGFTDYFFAATPIAEIAELNLGSRPASRKSTRRIEDLRAIPWGFSWGQCRLLLPGWFGFGAAVSSWLGDASGDGEREQRQALLQEMFEHWPFFATLLSNMDMVLAKTDLAIASRYAELVPDAALRERIFKRITEEYAETLRCLTLVTGSDERLAANPLLARSIQNRFAYLDPLNHLQVELIERHRALSEQEKVDERVHRGIHLSINGVAAGLRNTG, from the coding sequence ATGGACAAACCTGCTCTAGACGTGAATGCCCCGGACGTTAAAGATCAACCCGCCGGCGTCGACAAGGACGCGCCCCTGAAAGAAGACATCCGCCTGCTCGGCCGCCTGCTCGGCGACGTGCTGCGCGAACAGGAAGGCGAAGCCGTGTTCGACGTGGTCGAGACCATCCGCCAGACGGCGGTGCGCTTTCGCCGCGAAGACGATCCCCAGGCCGGCGCCGAACTCACGGGCCTGCTGAAAAAGCTCACGCGCGAAGAAACCAACTCGGTGGTGCGCGCCTTTTCCTACTTCTCGCACCTGGCCAACATCGCCGAAGACCAGCACCACGTGCGCCGCCGCCGCGCCCACATGCTGGCCGGCACCAAGGCGCAGCCGTCGACCGTGGCCTACGCGCTCGAGCGCCTGAAAAGCGCCGGCGTCGACAAGAGCGCGGTCGAGGCCTTCCTGCGCGACGCGCTGATCTCGCCGGTGCTGACCGCGCACCCGACCGAAGTGCAGCGCAAGAGTATTCTCGACGCCGAGCACGACATCGCGCGCCTGCTGGCCGAACGCGACCTGCCGCTCACGCCGAAGGAAGCGGCGCACAACCAGATGCTGCTGCAGGCGCGCATCACGACGCTGTGGCAGACGCGCATGCTGCGCTACGAAAAGCTGACCGTCGCCGACGAGATCGAGAACGCGCTGTCCTACTACAAGAGCACCTTCCTGCGCGAACTGCCGGCGATGTACGACGACGTCGAGGACGAGCTGGCGGCCCATTACGACGGCGCCAAGGCCGACCTGGGCGACGCCGCCTACATGCAGATGGGCAGCTGGATCGGCGGCGACCGCGACGGCAACCCGAACGTCAACGGCGACACCATGCGCCGCGCGCTGGTGCGCCAGTCGACCACGCTGTTCGACTTCTATCTCGACCAGGTGCACGCGCTCGGCGCCGAGCTGTCGACCTCGACCCTGCTGGTGCCGGCCAGCGAGGCGCTGCAGGTGCTGGCCGAGGATTCGCCCGACCACTCGCCGCACCGCAGCGACGAGCCCTACCGGCGCGCCCTGATCGGCATCTACGCGCGCCTGGCCGCGACCGCGCGCGCGCTGGGCGCCTCGTCGAACATCCTGCGCAAGGAAGTCGGCCACGCCGAGCCCTACCTCGATCCCGCCGAGTTCCACGCCGAGCTGCAGCTCCTCGCCGATTCGCTCCAGGCCAACCACGGCGCGATCCTGGTCAAGCCGCGCCTGGCCGGCCTGCTGCGCGCGGCGCAGGTCTTCCGCTTCCACCTGGCCTCGCTCGACATGCGCCAGACCTCGGACGTGCACGAGAAAGTGCTGGCCGAGCTGTTCGCGCGCGTGGGCGTCACGCCCGACTACGCCGCCTTGAGCGAAGACGACAAGGTCAAGCTGCTGCTGGACGAACTGGCCCAGCCTCGCCTGCTGTACACGCCGTACGAAGACTATTCCGAGGTCACGCAGTCCGAGCTGGGCGTGCTGCACGCGGCGCGCGAGATCCGCCAGCGCTACGGCACGCGCGCGATCCGCAACTACATCATCTCGCACACCGAGACCGTGTCCGACCTGCTCGAGGTGCTGCTGCTGCAGAAGGAAGCCGGCCTGCTGCGTCCACGCGAAGGCGAATGCGACGTGATGGTGATCCCGCTGTTCGAGACCATCCCGGACCTGCAGCGCGCCGGCGACATCATGGCGGCCTGGATGGCGCTCGATCCGGTCAAGCGCATGATCGCCCAGCAGGGCCAGCTGCAGGAAGTCATGCTCGGCTACTCCGACTCGAACAAGGACGGCGGCTTCATGACGTCGAACTGGGAGCTCTACCAGGCCGAACTCAAACTCGTGCGCGTGTTCGAGGACGCCGGCGTCAAGCTGCGCCTGTTCCACGGCCGCGGCGGCACCGTCGGCCGCGGCGGCGGCCCGAGCTACAACGCGATCCTGGCGCAGCCGCCGGGCACCGTCAACGGCCAGATCCGCCTGACCGAGCAGGGCGAAATCATTTCCTCGAAATTCAGCAATCCGGAGATCGGCCGGCGCAACCTCGAGCTGCTGGTCGCCGCCACGCTGGAAGCCGGCTTGACCCCGCACGACGAGGACCGCGTGCAGGTCGAGCGCCTGACCCGCTTCGAGCCGGTGATGGCCGAGCTGTCGCAGCGCGCCTACAAGGCCTACCGCGACCTGGTGTACGAAACCCCGGGCTTCACCGACTACTTCTTCGCGGCCACGCCGATCGCCGAGATCGCCGAGCTGAACCTCGGTTCGCGCCCGGCCTCGCGCAAGTCCACGCGCCGCATCGAAGACCTGCGCGCGATCCCCTGGGGCTTTTCGTGGGGCCAGTGCCGCCTGCTGCTGCCGGGCTGGTTCGGCTTCGGCGCGGCTGTGTCTTCCTGGCTCGGCGATGCTTCCGGCGACGGCGAGCGTGAGCAGCGCCAGGCGCTGCTGCAGGAGATGTTCGAGCACTGGCCGTTCTTCGCCACGCTGCTGTCGAACATGGACATGGTGCTGGCCAAGACCGACCTGGCGATCGCCTCGCGCTACGCCGAGCTGGTGCCGGACGCCGCCCTGCGCGAGCGCATCTTCAAGCGCATCACCGAGGAATACGCCGAGACGCTGCGCTGCCTGACGCTGGTGACCGGCAGCGACGAACGCCTGGCGGCCAACCCGCTGCTGGCGCGCTCGATCCAGAACCGCTTCGCCTACCTCGACCCGCTGAATCACCTGCAGGTCGAGCTGATCGAACGCCACCGCGCGCTGTCGGAACAGGAAAAAGTCGACGAGCGCGTGCACCGCGGCATCCACCTGTCGATCAACGGCGTGGCGGCGGGCTTGCGCAATACCGGCTGA
- a CDS encoding GMC family oxidoreductase, whose product MSIVKSKVDAVIVGAGWTGAILAKELTDQGLTVVCLERGPDRDTQPDFAYPRVVDELEGSVHRKYLQSLGQETVTIRHGVSDTAVPYRQMGSFKPGTGVGGAGSHWSGAHFRPLPEDFKLRTNMEQRFGKKFVPANMTIQDFPITYDELEPCLDHFEYVCGTSGKAGNVNGQIIEGGNPFEGARKREYPLPANPNYLGSEWFYKAAKEMGYHAYPIPASNASRPYINPYGCQMGPCNACGFCSDYGCLNYSKASPNANVWPVVRGRKNFEMRTHAQVLKVNLDADKKKATGVTYLDAQGRETEQPADLVLLCAFSLYNVHLMLLSGIGTPYDPATRTGTIGRNYSYQNLNRVSLFFDETVQANQFIGIGGAGATFDDLNGKQNDPTKSGFIGGGIVWARQPGSGPVRGIATAPGVPNWGSDWKKGVKEAFRHSFYYEVQGSCMSYEDAYLSLDPNYKDAFGRPLLRMTFDWHDNEVKASQYLVGKAQEMSKVLNPLAMKGDAKKDGSHYNITQYQSTHTCGGAIMGSDPKTSALNKYLQSWDVSNVFAPGANAFPQNNGYNPTGLVGALAYWCAKAIREQYLTNPGPLVQA is encoded by the coding sequence ATGAGTATCGTAAAAAGCAAAGTCGACGCCGTGATCGTCGGCGCCGGCTGGACCGGCGCGATCCTGGCCAAGGAACTGACCGACCAGGGATTGACCGTGGTCTGCCTGGAGCGCGGCCCGGACCGCGACACCCAGCCGGACTTCGCCTACCCGCGCGTGGTGGACGAGCTGGAAGGCTCGGTGCACCGCAAGTACCTGCAATCGCTGGGCCAGGAAACCGTCACCATCCGTCACGGCGTGAGCGACACCGCGGTGCCGTATCGCCAGATGGGCTCGTTCAAGCCGGGCACCGGCGTGGGCGGCGCGGGCAGCCACTGGTCGGGGGCGCACTTCCGTCCGCTGCCGGAAGACTTCAAGCTGCGCACCAACATGGAACAGCGCTTCGGCAAGAAGTTCGTGCCGGCCAACATGACCATCCAGGACTTCCCGATCACCTATGACGAGCTGGAGCCGTGCCTGGACCACTTCGAATACGTGTGCGGCACCTCGGGCAAGGCCGGCAACGTCAACGGCCAGATCATCGAGGGCGGCAACCCGTTCGAAGGTGCGCGCAAGCGCGAGTACCCGCTGCCGGCCAACCCGAACTACCTCGGTTCGGAATGGTTCTACAAGGCCGCCAAGGAGATGGGTTACCACGCCTATCCGATCCCCGCATCGAACGCCTCGCGCCCCTACATCAATCCCTACGGCTGCCAGATGGGCCCGTGCAATGCCTGCGGCTTCTGCTCGGACTACGGCTGCCTGAACTACTCGAAAGCCAGCCCGAACGCCAACGTCTGGCCGGTCGTGCGCGGCCGCAAGAACTTCGAGATGCGCACCCACGCGCAGGTGTTGAAGGTCAACCTCGACGCCGACAAGAAAAAGGCGACCGGCGTGACCTACCTGGACGCCCAGGGCCGCGAGACCGAGCAGCCGGCCGACCTGGTGCTGCTGTGCGCCTTCTCGCTATACAACGTGCACCTGATGCTGTTGTCGGGCATCGGCACCCCGTATGACCCGGCGACCAGAACCGGCACCATCGGCCGCAACTACTCGTACCAGAACCTGAACCGCGTCTCGCTGTTCTTCGACGAGACCGTGCAGGCCAACCAGTTCATCGGCATCGGCGGCGCCGGCGCCACCTTCGACGACTTGAACGGCAAGCAGAACGACCCGACCAAGAGCGGCTTCATCGGCGGTGGCATCGTGTGGGCGCGCCAGCCGGGTTCGGGTCCTGTGCGCGGCATCGCGACCGCCCCGGGCGTGCCGAACTGGGGCAGCGACTGGAAGAAGGGCGTCAAGGAAGCCTTCCGCCACTCGTTCTACTACGAAGTGCAGGGCTCCTGCATGTCGTACGAGGATGCGTACCTGAGCCTGGACCCGAACTACAAGGACGCGTTCGGCCGTCCGCTGCTGCGCATGACCTTCGACTGGCACGACAACGAAGTCAAGGCCTCGCAGTACCTGGTCGGCAAGGCCCAGGAGATGAGCAAGGTGCTCAATCCGCTGGCGATGAAGGGCGACGCCAAGAAGGACGGCTCGCACTACAACATCACCCAGTACCAGTCGACCCATACCTGCGGCGGCGCGATCATGGGCAGCGACCCGAAGACCTCGGCGTTGAACAAGTACCTGCAATCGTGGGACGTGTCGAACGTGTTCGCACCGGGCGCCAACGCCTTCCCGCAAAACAACGGCTACAACCCGACCGGCCTGGTGGGCGCGCTCGCCTACTGGTGCGCCAAGGCGATCCGCGAACAATACCTGACCAACCCGGGTCCGCTGGTGCAGGCATAA
- the hemC gene encoding hydroxymethylbilane synthase, giving the protein MKESVLNSNDTTQHIPATLVIASRESRLAMWQATHVRDRLAALYPSCQVSILGMTTRGDQILDKTLSKVGGKGLFVKELEVAMAEGRADLAVHSLKDVPMELPEGFELTAVLEREDPRDAFVSNDYDSLASLPAGSIVGTSSLRRQALIAARYPQLVVKPLRGNLDTRLGKLDRADYAAIILAAAGLKRLGLERRIRAYLSPEDSLPAAGQGAMAIEILSGPRSDGVDLAALLAPLNHDATARAVQAERKVSKVFGASCQIPLAAHATLDGLHGSQTLRLRAMVATPDGRRQAFAEATGPASLPEHLGELVAQQLMQQDAHAILAECKADAAGDA; this is encoded by the coding sequence GTGAAAGAATCCGTTTTGAACTCGAATGACACGACGCAGCACATCCCCGCGACTTTGGTGATCGCATCGCGCGAAAGCAGGCTGGCCATGTGGCAGGCCACGCACGTGCGCGACCGGCTCGCGGCATTATATCCGTCTTGCCAAGTCAGCATCCTCGGAATGACCACCCGCGGCGACCAGATTCTCGACAAGACCTTGTCCAAGGTCGGCGGCAAGGGCCTGTTCGTCAAGGAACTCGAAGTCGCCATGGCCGAGGGCCGCGCCGACCTCGCCGTGCACTCGCTCAAGGACGTGCCGATGGAGCTGCCGGAAGGTTTTGAACTGACCGCCGTGCTCGAGCGCGAAGACCCGCGCGACGCCTTCGTCTCGAACGATTACGACAGCCTGGCCTCGCTGCCTGCCGGTTCCATCGTCGGCACCAGCAGCCTGCGCCGCCAGGCCCTGATCGCCGCGCGTTATCCCCAGCTGGTGGTCAAGCCGCTGCGCGGCAACCTCGACACGCGCCTGGGCAAGCTGGACCGCGCCGACTATGCCGCCATCATCCTCGCCGCCGCCGGCCTGAAGCGCCTGGGCCTGGAACGGCGCATCCGCGCCTACCTGTCGCCGGAAGACAGCCTGCCGGCCGCCGGCCAGGGCGCGATGGCGATCGAGATCCTGTCGGGCCCGCGCAGCGACGGCGTCGACCTGGCCGCGCTGCTCGCGCCCTTGAACCACGACGCCACCGCGCGCGCGGTGCAAGCCGAGCGCAAGGTGTCGAAGGTGTTCGGCGCCAGCTGCCAGATTCCGCTGGCGGCGCACGCCACCCTGGACGGCCTGCACGGCAGCCAGACGCTGCGCCTGCGCGCGATGGTCGCCACGCCCGACGGCCGGCGCCAGGCGTTCGCCGAGGCCACCGGCCCGGCCTCCTTGCCCGAGCACCTGGGCGAGCTGGTCGCGCAGCAGCTGATGCAGCAGGATGCGCACGCCATCCTGGCCGAGTGCAAGGCCGACGCCGCCGGCGACGCTTGA
- a CDS encoding uroporphyrinogen-III C-methyltransferase: MNELPNNPEPSSVKGPAVPVLPPQSPPPQSPSFEPRVPEHQGLFQKPQNLAIIALAVLLAVQTFSTHTRFNKLREDVARTLQKDNASNAETAQALRETQEAAKELQVKVGVLENRQAESQSQQAALEQMYQDISKNRDEWALSEIEQVLSTASQQLQLAGNVSGALIALQNADRSLSRSDKPQFITIRRAIARDIDKLKALPQVDQAGMALRLDNVISQIDMLPLLSDEKPAEPTAPSRIAAASSAGAAKGKARAVAAGTAAPAAPESLGLGQRVTQTWQAWSHEMWDDIRQLIRVRTVETPDALMLSPSESYFVRENLKLRLLNARLALLSRNEGTFRDDLGDAQEMLAKYFDTRARSTVAVQGLLRQVQANNVTIDVPDLSDSLSAVRNYKSKS, encoded by the coding sequence ATGAACGAATTGCCCAACAACCCAGAGCCATCGAGCGTGAAAGGGCCGGCGGTGCCGGTGCTGCCGCCGCAGTCGCCTCCGCCGCAGTCGCCTTCCTTCGAGCCGCGCGTGCCCGAGCACCAGGGCCTGTTCCAGAAGCCGCAGAACCTCGCCATCATCGCGCTGGCCGTGCTGCTGGCGGTGCAGACTTTCTCGACCCACACCCGCTTCAACAAGCTGCGCGAAGACGTCGCGCGCACGCTGCAGAAGGACAATGCCTCCAACGCCGAGACCGCGCAGGCGCTGCGCGAGACGCAGGAGGCCGCCAAGGAGCTGCAGGTCAAGGTCGGGGTGCTGGAAAACCGCCAGGCCGAGTCGCAGAGCCAGCAGGCCGCGCTCGAGCAGATGTACCAGGACATTTCCAAGAACCGCGACGAGTGGGCGCTGTCCGAGATCGAGCAGGTGCTGTCCACCGCCAGCCAGCAGCTGCAATTGGCCGGCAACGTGTCTGGCGCGCTGATCGCGCTGCAGAACGCCGACCGTTCGCTGTCGCGCTCCGACAAGCCGCAATTCATCACCATCCGCCGCGCCATCGCGCGCGACATCGACAAGCTCAAGGCGCTGCCGCAGGTCGACCAGGCCGGCATGGCGCTGCGCCTGGACAACGTGATCTCGCAGATCGACATGCTGCCGCTGCTGTCCGACGAGAAGCCGGCCGAGCCGACGGCGCCGTCGCGTATTGCAGCTGCATCGTCCGCCGGCGCGGCCAAGGGCAAGGCGCGCGCGGTGGCCGCCGGCACGGCTGCGCCCGCGGCGCCGGAATCGCTGGGCCTCGGCCAGCGCGTGACCCAGACCTGGCAGGCCTGGAGCCACGAAATGTGGGACGACATCCGCCAGCTGATCCGCGTGCGCACCGTCGAGACGCCGGACGCGCTGATGCTGTCGCCGAGCGAATCGTATTTCGTGCGCGAGAACCTCAAGCTGCGCCTGCTGAACGCGCGCCTGGCGCTGTTGTCGCGCAACGAAGGCACCTTCCGCGACGACCTCGGCGACGCCCAGGAGATGCTGGCCAAGTACTTCGACACGCGCGCGCGCTCGACCGTCGCGGTGCAGGGCTTGCTGCGCCAGGTCCAGGCCAACAACGTCACGATCGACGTGCCCGACCTGTCGGACAGCTTGAGCGCCGTACGCAACTACAAATCGAAGTCTTGA
- a CDS encoding uroporphyrinogen-III synthase, protein MNERLVVVTRPRRQAGPLADAIAALGRTAVVLPLLEIAPLPDTTLLQAALSDLARYALVAFVSPNAIEAAFAHVRAWPGATAIAVVGAASRAALAQYPVIDPATRIVSPLDPAFSDSEHLIEALEATLGLDALRARRVLVVRGDGGRELLPDALRAAGAEVETVAAYRRAVPALSPALAASLQALLARPNDWIITSSEALRGLVELAGRLETPCTVADLQHQRLIVPHSRIAETARALGFTDLTLTGSGDERLLAALQ, encoded by the coding sequence ATGAACGAGCGGCTGGTCGTCGTCACCCGCCCGCGCCGCCAGGCCGGGCCGCTGGCCGATGCGATCGCGGCGCTGGGGCGCACGGCGGTCGTGCTGCCGCTGCTGGAGATCGCGCCGCTGCCCGACACCACGCTGCTGCAGGCCGCACTGAGCGACCTGGCGCGCTATGCGCTGGTCGCCTTCGTCTCGCCGAACGCGATCGAGGCCGCCTTCGCCCATGTGCGCGCGTGGCCGGGCGCGACCGCGATCGCCGTGGTCGGCGCCGCCAGCCGCGCGGCGTTGGCGCAATATCCCGTGATCGACCCCGCCACCCGCATCGTCAGCCCGCTCGACCCGGCTTTCAGCGATTCCGAACACCTGATCGAAGCCCTGGAGGCCACGCTCGGCCTGGATGCGCTGCGCGCCCGCCGCGTGCTGGTGGTGCGCGGCGACGGCGGACGCGAACTGCTGCCCGACGCCCTGCGCGCCGCCGGCGCCGAGGTCGAGACCGTGGCCGCCTACCGCCGCGCCGTGCCGGCCTTGAGTCCCGCGCTGGCGGCCTCGCTTCAAGCCTTGCTGGCGCGGCCGAACGACTGGATCATCACCAGCTCGGAAGCGCTGCGCGGCCTGGTCGAGCTGGCCGGCCGGCTCGAAACGCCGTGCACTGTGGCAGATTTGCAACATCAACGCCTGATCGTGCCACATTCGAGAATCGCCGAGACCGCACGGGCGCTGGGTTTTACCGACCTGACGCTGACCGGCTCCGGCGACGAGCGTCTGCTTGCCGCGTTACAATGA